From the uncultured Trichococcus sp. genome, one window contains:
- a CDS encoding DUF1295 domain-containing protein translates to MDKKRIVIYTLLFIATLAIATQGFTNTGLDGLLVPLIFTFAYFTIIFIIATVIKNNSIVDIGWGMGFVVGSWLTLLVTENPTVLSYAIVGFISVWGLRLSLRLLKRNYGKPEDFRYAQWRKEWGDKVVITAFFRVFVVQGIINFIVGSASYVVIKYNEFSFDSAHRYFVYAALFIALAGLFFEVVGDEQLRRHINKKTRTLLQSGLWSITRHPNYFGEILIWIGLYASGITLFFTDSINPYYYLLLIISPILMSTVLIKISTPLLEKNMEKYDGWEEYTKRVPMLFPFTKK, encoded by the coding sequence ATGGATAAGAAAAGGATTGTAATTTATACGCTATTATTTATAGCAACGTTAGCAATAGCGACACAAGGATTCACGAATACAGGTTTGGACGGACTGCTTGTCCCATTAATTTTTACCTTTGCTTACTTTACGATCATCTTTATTATCGCAACAGTAATCAAAAACAATTCAATTGTCGATATTGGTTGGGGGATGGGGTTTGTTGTGGGGAGCTGGCTTACACTGCTTGTGACTGAAAATCCCACAGTTCTATCGTATGCTATCGTTGGATTCATTAGTGTGTGGGGCCTTAGGTTATCCTTGCGTTTATTAAAAAGAAATTATGGGAAACCCGAAGATTTCAGGTACGCACAGTGGCGTAAAGAATGGGGCGATAAAGTAGTCATCACCGCCTTTTTTAGAGTGTTTGTGGTTCAGGGGATCATCAATTTTATCGTTGGATCTGCAAGCTATGTGGTAATCAAATACAACGAATTCAGTTTTGATTCAGCTCACCGCTATTTCGTTTATGCTGCATTATTCATTGCGCTAGCAGGATTGTTCTTTGAAGTAGTCGGTGATGAACAACTAAGACGACACATCAATAAAAAAACACGCACACTTCTGCAATCAGGATTATGGTCAATCACACGTCATCCAAACTATTTCGGTGAAATCCTGATTTGGATCGGATTGTATGCGAGTGGTATTACGTTGTTCTTTACGGATTCCATCAACCCTTATTATTATCTGTTATTAATCATCTCGCCTATTTTAATGAGTACCGTATTAATCAAAATATCGACGCCATTACTGGAGAAAAATATGGAGAAATACGATGGATGGGAAGAATACACCAAAAGAGTCCCGATGCTTTTTCCTTTCACTAAGAAATAG